Proteins from a single region of Scytonema millei VB511283:
- a CDS encoding ABC transporter ATP-binding protein has product MAKFQDLFKYYRPWRTIALFSIAAACFFEIVDLVVPYAIGQILNVLSNQPLDRPIQEAIVAISQLTNLPRDRFLSLIVLMSLIFVVTVGKGPTQMWLSGWFHWDIALRSRQYHTRKAIAKILTLPLEFYDVNNPGRISGRVARGLSNHTWTYPEIAGQLIPKLFRVLGIFVVIWFIEWRIAVLFLISFIIILGFSLKDLTRLIKQEERLDRYMENTESRTSEIITNIKTVKAFATEGLELKRQHQRLNRELKVVLFRIHLGYVKLGTWQKTVIQLCVFGVLGLTLRATIQGQISLGHFITTLTVSSMAYAELEPISNFAEIFARRYASMMRLHEFMQHPVGKDAGSLETSSDVTQYRFTGKLELASVTFGYDPQRPVLSEIDLLIEPYQTVALVGRSGSGKSTLVKLLYRYFEPNTGQILLDGRDIRQFDIAAYRRRLAIVHQEVDVFNGSLLDNLIYGNRGATFEQVEQACAIARLDEVIAQLPEGYFTVVGERGVRLSGGQRQRLGIARALLVNPDILIFDEATSSLDYESERSIQLAMRSILGTRTTIIIAHRLSTVREADKIVVLDRGRIVEVGSHTELLNQAGIYHRLHSLQETGELLT; this is encoded by the coding sequence ATGGCGAAATTTCAAGACTTATTCAAGTATTATCGTCCCTGGCGGACAATCGCCCTGTTTAGCATTGCCGCAGCCTGTTTTTTCGAGATTGTCGATTTGGTGGTTCCTTATGCGATCGGACAAATATTAAATGTATTGTCTAACCAACCCTTGGATCGTCCCATTCAAGAAGCAATCGTTGCCATTTCTCAACTAACTAATTTGCCACGCGATCGGTTCCTATCTTTAATCGTACTGATGAGTTTGATTTTTGTCGTCACTGTGGGCAAAGGTCCGACGCAAATGTGGTTGAGCGGTTGGTTTCACTGGGATATAGCCTTGCGATCGCGTCAGTATCACACGCGAAAAGCGATCGCTAAAATCCTGACTCTGCCGTTAGAATTTTACGATGTAAACAACCCTGGCAGAATCTCCGGTCGAGTAGCCAGAGGATTAAGCAATCACACTTGGACGTATCCAGAAATAGCCGGACAGTTAATTCCTAAACTGTTTCGCGTTCTGGGAATTTTTGTAGTGATTTGGTTTATTGAGTGGCGCATTGCTGTTTTATTTCTAATTTCATTTATCATCATTCTCGGCTTTAGCCTCAAGGATTTGACACGGTTGATTAAACAAGAAGAACGACTCGATAGGTATATGGAAAATACCGAAAGTCGAACTTCAGAAATTATCACCAATATCAAAACGGTAAAAGCTTTTGCTACAGAAGGCTTAGAACTGAAACGTCAGCACCAGCGTCTCAACCGCGAGTTAAAAGTCGTACTATTTCGTATCCATTTAGGTTACGTCAAACTAGGAACTTGGCAAAAAACTGTAATTCAATTGTGCGTTTTTGGCGTATTGGGATTAACTCTGAGAGCCACAATTCAAGGGCAAATTTCGCTCGGGCATTTTATCACAACTTTGACTGTTTCTAGCATGGCTTATGCAGAGTTAGAACCGATTAGCAACTTTGCCGAAATTTTTGCCCGTCGGTATGCCTCTATGATGCGACTGCATGAGTTTATGCAACACCCCGTAGGTAAAGATGCTGGCAGTTTAGAGACTTCATCTGATGTAACTCAATATCGTTTTACAGGCAAATTAGAGTTAGCTAGCGTTACTTTTGGTTACGATCCGCAACGTCCAGTCTTGTCAGAGATCGATCTGTTAATCGAACCTTATCAAACAGTAGCATTAGTAGGGCGATCGGGTTCGGGCAAATCTACTTTGGTCAAATTACTGTATCGCTATTTTGAACCAAATACAGGACAAATCTTGCTAGATGGGCGAGATATTCGGCAATTTGATATTGCAGCTTACCGCAGACGGTTGGCGATCGTGCATCAAGAGGTGGATGTATTCAATGGTAGTTTATTAGATAACCTAATTTATGGCAATCGTGGTGCTACTTTCGAGCAAGTAGAACAAGCTTGTGCGATCGCCCGTTTAGATGAAGTCATCGCGCAATTACCTGAAGGCTATTTTACTGTAGTAGGTGAGAGAGGCGTGCGCTTGTCTGGCGGACAGAGACAACGATTGGGAATCGCGAGGGCATTGTTAGTAAACCCAGACATTCTAATTTTTGACGAGGCTACCTCTAGCCTAGATTACGAATCAGAGCGATCGATTCAGCTAGCTATGCGTTCCATTCTCGGTACTCGCACCACCATCATTATCGCCCACCGCCTTAGCACAGTACGGGAAGCCGATAAAATTGTCGTCCTCGATCGCGGTAGGATTGTGGAAGTTGGCAGCCACACAGAGCTATTAAACCAAGCCGGAATTTACCACCGTCTGCATTCTTTGCAAGAAACTGGAGAATTGCTCACATAA
- a CDS encoding IS1/IS1595 family N-terminal zinc-binding domain-containing protein: MATVKNGQRQGRQCYQCKQCDRQLSHEFYIYC, translated from the coding sequence ATTGCTACGGTCAAGAACGGGCAGCGTCAAGGCAGGCAGTGTTACCAATGCAAGCAGTGCGATCGTCAGCTCTCACATGAGTTTTATATTTATTGCTAG
- a CDS encoding Mo-dependent nitrogenase C-terminal domain-containing protein, with amino-acid sequence MSGFTITLTHFKFNLLRSSCQWLDSIEIHNSSLARLVCITIPARCPFEREIKLFDRTIFRIPPLCKLNPFYEQIIGLRFKCLSYLADKCGEDVAVYC; translated from the coding sequence ATGTCTGGCTTTACTATCACCTTAACTCATTTCAAATTTAATCTATTGCGATCGTCATGCCAATGGCTTGACTCTATCGAAATTCATAATAGCAGTCTAGCTCGATTGGTGTGCATCACAATCCCTGCTCGTTGTCCTTTTGAACGGGAAATAAAACTTTTCGATCGCACTATTTTTCGGATTCCGCCTCTATGCAAATTGAACCCTTTCTACGAACAAATAATTGGTCTGCGCTTCAAGTGCTTGTCCTATCTGGCGGATAAATGTGGTGAAGATGTAGCCGTTTATTGTTAG
- a CDS encoding response regulator gives MNDDRDREPKANILVVDDKPDNLRLLSAMLSQLGYEVRKVIDGKTALMTAQAAPPDLILLDIMMPNMNGYEVCQHLKASPTTRDIPVIFISALDEVIDKVKAFAVGGVDYITKPFSEEEVFARVENNLTLRRLQQQLTEQNARLQQEICDRQKAESALWLSQFYLDKSRDAICIINADARFVYVNEAACRILGYSRAQLLDMAVCDVNPNFPSTIWQSHWQEIRQKGSFTFESTSRTKDGRDISVEITANYLEFNGEEYNCAIVRDITARKQVEAALISREAKFRHLFEFAPVGIFSIRLFDGSLLDANQHFGQILGYHATDAIAQKSITDLLSDLTAQQQILAAKQAAGKVCQCQIQIRKQDSAIIWVLLALRIDAAEDCLVGAIAEIGDRL, from the coding sequence ATGAATGACGATCGCGATCGGGAGCCTAAAGCGAATATTTTAGTAGTTGACGATAAGCCGGATAACTTACGACTTCTATCTGCGATGCTATCTCAGCTAGGGTATGAAGTCCGTAAAGTGATCGACGGAAAAACAGCCTTGATGACAGCGCAAGCTGCCCCGCCCGATCTAATTTTGCTTGACATCATGATGCCAAACATGAATGGTTATGAAGTCTGCCAACACCTGAAAGCTTCACCAACAACCCGCGATATTCCGGTAATTTTTATCAGCGCCCTAGATGAGGTGATCGATAAAGTTAAAGCTTTTGCAGTTGGGGGAGTTGATTACATCACGAAACCCTTCAGTGAAGAAGAAGTTTTTGCCCGCGTCGAGAATAATCTGACGCTGCGGCGGTTACAACAGCAGTTGACAGAGCAAAATGCTCGCCTGCAACAGGAAATTTGCGATCGCCAAAAGGCAGAGTCAGCACTGTGGCTGAGCCAGTTTTATTTAGATAAATCCAGAGATGCAATCTGTATCATTAATGCCGATGCACGGTTTGTCTATGTCAATGAAGCCGCCTGTCGCATCCTGGGATATTCCCGCGCCCAACTGCTAGATATGGCTGTTTGCGATGTCAATCCCAATTTTCCATCAACAATCTGGCAGTCACATTGGCAGGAAATTCGGCAGAAAGGTTCCTTCACCTTTGAATCGACCTCACGGACTAAAGATGGTCGGGACATCAGCGTGGAAATAACTGCTAATTATTTAGAGTTTAACGGTGAAGAGTACAACTGTGCGATCGTGCGCGATATCACTGCTCGCAAGCAGGTAGAAGCAGCGCTGATTAGCAGAGAAGCTAAGTTTCGCCATTTGTTCGAGTTTGCGCCCGTGGGGATATTTTCTATACGCCTTTTCGATGGTTCGCTGCTAGATGCTAATCAGCACTTTGGGCAAATACTCGGTTATCACGCTACAGATGCGATCGCCCAAAAATCCATAACCGATCTTTTGAGCGATCTGACTGCTCAACAGCAGATCTTGGCAGCAAAACAAGCGGCGGGAAAAGTTTGCCAGTGCCAAATCCAAATCCGCAAACAAGACAGCGCGATAATTTGGGTACTGTTAGCACTACGAATTGATGCCGCAGAAGATTGTTTGGTAGGCGCGATCGCTGAGATTGGCGATCGTCTTTAG
- a CDS encoding DUF4242 domain-containing protein, translated as MSLAIVETLADSPLTPESPTDTDLRVLACLAERNVTWRYSLLSRDRLRAICTFDAPDVESVRESYRKGGGIFSRIWAGELIQPQDIQPRRNPSMLKVIESTYPPFEQEEWNEVSSRTLSCYAHRGIEWVRSYLSLDRTRVICELNAPDTQSIREAQHRAGVSFDRVWSATIVKP; from the coding sequence ATGTCGCTTGCGATCGTGGAAACCCTTGCAGACTCCCCTCTCACCCCAGAATCACCGACTGATACCGATCTTCGAGTCTTGGCTTGCTTGGCAGAACGCAATGTGACGTGGCGTTATTCGCTGCTGTCGCGCGATCGCCTGCGAGCGATCTGTACTTTTGATGCCCCCGATGTAGAATCTGTCCGAGAATCCTATCGCAAAGGTGGCGGCATATTTAGTCGGATCTGGGCTGGGGAATTGATTCAGCCACAGGACATTCAACCACGGCGCAATCCATCGATGCTCAAGGTGATTGAAAGCACCTATCCCCCGTTCGAGCAGGAGGAGTGGAACGAAGTCAGTAGTAGAACCTTAAGCTGTTACGCCCACCGAGGAATTGAGTGGGTGCGATCTTACCTGTCGCTCGATCGCACCCGCGTTATTTGCGAATTGAACGCACCTGATACCCAGTCCATTCGGGAAGCTCAGCACCGAGCTGGAGTTTCTTTCGACCGCGTTTGGTCGGCAACGATCGTCAAACCGTAA
- a CDS encoding hybrid sensor histidine kinase/response regulator codes for MKSWNQHLTAKVASSFLVLSLVAVGVVGSVAFFSAREALKQAAFNRLSVAATLKEEEIGRWFEDQQRDFLLVTQHPELQRNIKILLSGKTADPSYLAANKILSNYLISVSQTKPALREIFILDRSNQIVLSTDKQREGDYEILANVTYFERVEATATFDPIFYVSPVTGKPSVTLATPLRDASGVRQGIILAHLNLDRIDRIVRERTGLGNSGETYLVGSLVTKNAFISKADKTEAQEFPEGISSQGIDAAMSGVSGSGLYRNYAKLPVIGVYRWLNEQDLALLVEMQQEEAFAPARQLAGTIVLVGLASVGCLSIGVYWLTRQLKISREQLENYSHKLEQKAQEAEAANLAKSEFLANMSHELRTPLNAILGFTQLMSRDRSLNAAQLENLDTINRSGEHLLTLINDVLSMAKIEAGRTILNENSFDLYELLDSLEEMLQLKAEAKGLQLIFERTPEVPQCVRADESKLRQVLINLLGNAIKFTQAGGAILRVRTKQDKQEVSQLQPNNCILHFEVEDTGPGIAPSELERLFKPFVQTEAGRKSHEGTGLGLTISQQFVRLMGGEIAVSTTLGHGTIFSFEIPVSPTAVVEVPPRQHYRRVIGLAPDQPKYRILVVEDKWENRQLLVKMLESVGFEVREAENGEEGVAIWETWQPQLIWMDMRMPVMDGYEATRQIKAHLKGHATIIIALTASAFDEERAVVLSAGCNDFVRKPLREEVIWEKMMQYLGVRYIYEDTQQAAIPSQQEEKEPYTLTAQSLRVMPPEWVVELHQAALRTDEKLIFDLLEQIPQDYTPMATALADLVNNFRIDKIIDLTQLDSA; via the coding sequence ATGAAGTCTTGGAATCAACACCTGACTGCTAAAGTCGCCAGTTCCTTCTTAGTTCTGTCGCTGGTGGCTGTTGGCGTGGTGGGAAGCGTTGCTTTCTTTAGTGCTAGAGAGGCTCTCAAGCAGGCTGCTTTCAATCGCCTCAGCGTTGCTGCTACCCTGAAAGAAGAAGAAATTGGGCGTTGGTTTGAAGACCAGCAACGAGATTTTCTCCTTGTAACTCAACATCCAGAACTACAAAGGAATATCAAGATATTACTAAGTGGCAAAACTGCCGATCCAAGTTATCTTGCCGCTAACAAAATTCTCTCCAATTATCTCATTAGTGTCAGCCAAACCAAGCCAGCCTTAAGAGAAATTTTCATCCTCGATCGCAGCAATCAGATCGTTCTATCAACTGACAAGCAGCGCGAAGGTGACTACGAAATTTTAGCTAACGTGACCTATTTTGAACGAGTTGAGGCAACAGCTACCTTTGACCCAATTTTCTACGTTTCACCCGTCACTGGTAAACCGTCAGTTACCTTAGCAACACCCCTACGTGATGCATCAGGAGTGCGCCAAGGTATCATTTTAGCTCACCTCAACTTAGACCGCATCGATCGGATCGTCCGAGAACGTACGGGCTTGGGTAATAGTGGCGAGACATACTTAGTCGGCTCTTTGGTCACAAAAAACGCTTTTATCTCCAAAGCAGATAAAACTGAAGCGCAGGAATTTCCCGAAGGAATTAGCAGCCAAGGCATTGATGCGGCAATGAGTGGTGTCAGCGGCTCTGGGCTGTATCGAAACTATGCCAAACTGCCAGTCATCGGTGTTTATCGCTGGCTGAACGAGCAAGATCTGGCTTTGTTAGTGGAGATGCAGCAAGAAGAAGCATTTGCCCCAGCTCGTCAATTAGCAGGAACAATCGTACTCGTAGGACTAGCATCGGTGGGTTGTCTCTCAATTGGAGTGTATTGGCTAACCCGACAGCTAAAAATTTCTCGCGAGCAGTTGGAGAATTACAGCCATAAATTGGAACAAAAAGCACAAGAAGCTGAAGCTGCCAACCTTGCCAAAAGCGAATTTTTAGCTAACATGAGTCACGAACTGCGGACTCCGCTCAATGCCATTCTTGGCTTCACCCAATTGATGAGCCGCGATCGCTCGCTCAATGCAGCACAGCTAGAAAATTTAGACACGATTAATCGCAGTGGCGAGCATTTGCTGACTTTAATCAACGATGTCCTGTCAATGGCTAAAATTGAGGCGGGGCGCACAATCCTCAATGAAAATAGCTTCGATCTCTACGAATTATTAGATTCCCTGGAAGAGATGTTACAGCTCAAAGCAGAAGCCAAGGGCTTACAGCTGATCTTTGAACGCACCCCTGAAGTTCCCCAATGCGTACGCGCAGACGAGAGTAAATTGCGCCAAGTCTTGATTAATCTTCTGGGTAACGCAATTAAATTTACTCAAGCAGGCGGAGCAATCTTGCGCGTGAGAACGAAGCAGGACAAGCAGGAAGTATCCCAGTTGCAACCTAATAACTGTATCCTACATTTTGAAGTCGAAGATACGGGTCCTGGCATTGCACCATCAGAGTTGGAAAGACTGTTTAAACCCTTTGTCCAAACGGAAGCAGGTCGAAAATCTCATGAAGGAACTGGTCTAGGTTTAACTATTAGCCAACAATTCGTGCGCTTAATGGGAGGAGAGATCGCAGTTAGCACGACTTTGGGTCATGGCACGATTTTTAGTTTTGAAATTCCGGTTAGCCCCACAGCAGTGGTGGAAGTGCCACCGCGACAGCACTATCGGCGAGTCATTGGACTCGCGCCCGACCAACCGAAGTATCGTATCTTGGTAGTTGAAGACAAATGGGAAAACCGCCAACTTCTAGTCAAGATGCTGGAATCAGTAGGCTTCGAGGTGCGCGAAGCCGAAAATGGTGAAGAAGGAGTGGCAATTTGGGAAACCTGGCAACCGCAGTTGATCTGGATGGATATGCGAATGCCAGTGATGGATGGCTATGAAGCAACTAGACAGATTAAAGCCCATCTAAAAGGTCATGCGACGATTATCATCGCTCTCACCGCTAGTGCCTTTGACGAGGAACGTGCTGTAGTTTTATCTGCTGGGTGTAATGATTTTGTCCGCAAGCCCTTGCGGGAAGAAGTGATCTGGGAAAAAATGATGCAGTATTTAGGGGTGCGTTATATCTATGAAGATACCCAGCAGGCAGCCATTCCCAGTCAGCAGGAAGAAAAAGAACCCTATACGCTGACAGCCCAAAGCTTGAGAGTCATGCCTCCTGAGTGGGTGGTAGAGCTACACCAAGCAGCACTGCGGACTGATGAGAAGCTGATTTTCGATCTTCTAGAACAAATTCCACAGGATTATACTCCTATGGCAACTGCTCTAGCCGATTTAGTAAATAACTTTCGTATTGATAAGATTATCGATCTAACGCAACTAGATTCAGCATGA